The Nonlabens spongiae genome contains a region encoding:
- a CDS encoding SIMPL domain-containing protein (The SIMPL domain is named for its presence in mouse protein SIMPL (signalling molecule that associates with mouse pelle-like kinase). Bacterial member BP26, from Brucella, was shown to assemble into a channel-like structure, while YggE from E. coli has been associated with resistance to oxidative stress.), with protein MKRILTTLLIVASMNLEGQHLGNFNNKAASMDISRANIATSMGNAPRHNPNYHQTQLNPSKILMHNIKALYNVEATDYTAVFNINQIGETAPETTRLMNEKIDLVKAELKKQGFTGQFAVDMISFLPQYEIEVTKKLFSKTYTEVPIGFELQQNLMISYRNDADFQKILKACATAEIYNLVKVDYYAKNLEAIYNELQEKILAEVKKKKTYYEALGFTMDEYSVEMADNKYYHMPKDFYRSYVAAENVSMDALKNQKNVTTIKKPTSYYYEPISYNGYDIVVNADIQKPVIQLGMDLTLRYTPLPPKPEPKSEPKPVEKPDPKVYVVSPNGPVDIKQIPNN; from the coding sequence CTACATTATTGATCGTCGCTTCTATGAATTTAGAGGGACAACATCTTGGGAATTTTAATAATAAGGCGGCCTCCATGGATATTTCCAGGGCAAACATTGCGACCTCAATGGGTAACGCACCCAGGCACAATCCCAATTACCACCAGACGCAACTTAACCCGAGCAAGATATTGATGCACAACATTAAGGCACTCTATAATGTGGAGGCAACAGATTACACGGCGGTTTTCAACATCAACCAAATAGGAGAAACAGCACCGGAGACGACACGACTTATGAACGAGAAGATCGATCTAGTCAAAGCTGAATTAAAAAAGCAGGGATTTACCGGTCAGTTTGCGGTAGATATGATTTCCTTTTTGCCACAATACGAGATCGAGGTGACCAAAAAATTATTCTCCAAAACCTATACAGAAGTGCCCATAGGCTTTGAACTACAGCAAAACCTGATGATAAGCTACCGCAACGATGCCGATTTTCAAAAGATCCTAAAAGCATGTGCAACAGCCGAAATCTATAACCTCGTTAAGGTAGATTATTATGCGAAGAATCTAGAGGCGATCTATAACGAGTTACAGGAAAAAATCCTTGCTGAGGTGAAGAAAAAGAAAACTTATTATGAAGCTCTGGGCTTTACGATGGATGAATATTCAGTAGAAATGGCCGACAATAAATACTATCACATGCCCAAGGACTTCTACCGCAGCTACGTTGCCGCTGAGAACGTGAGCATGGATGCCTTGAAGAACCAAAAAAACGTTACTACGATAAAAAAACCAACCAGTTATTATTACGAGCCCATTTCGTACAACGGTTATGACATCGTGGTTAATGCCGATATTCAAAAGCCGGTCATCCAACTGGGAATGGATTTGACACTACGTTACACGCCCTTACCTCCTAAACCAGAGCCCAAATCAGAACCCAAGCCTGTTGAAAAACCAGATCCTAAAGTTTACGTAGTCTCACCTAACGGTCCGGTAGACATCAAACAGATTCCTAATAATTGA
- the mutS gene encoding DNA mismatch repair protein MutS: MSAKSKKVTPLMQQYNKIKAKYPDALLLFRVGDFYETFGEDAVKTARILNIVLTNRNNGGERTELAGFPHHSLNTYLPKLVRAGERVAICDQLEDPKQTKKIVKRGVTELITPGVSLNDEVLNSKFNNFLASLSVQRELYGVAFLDISTGEFLVSQGSKEEIDKLLQNFNPSEVLVRRSDKKQLAQTFPYDLPFFHLEDWVFQIDFARDLLLRHFKVNSLKGFGVEGMEQALVSAGAALHYLEETQHHRIEHIANISRIEDDSYVWMDRFTTRNLELYHSHNQGAVTLLEVIDHTTTAMGGRMLKRWMAFPLKDAAQINRRHDVVSFFASSAKEKDEVVEGLKRMSDLERLISKVAVGKICPREVVQLKNSLEAIVPIKEKLQESNNESLITMGEGLNPCSQLIHLIQSAIDENAPVNILKGKTIASGYNAELDDLRGLATSGKDYLDKMLERHSEETGITSLKISSNNVFGYYIEVRNTHKDKVPESWIRKQTLVNAERYITEELKEYESKILGAEERINALQQELFDAVVREIVPFIKTIQQNAQLIGQLDCLISFAHQAVRSNYKRPEIQDTDELEIINGRHPVIEKMLPPDQPYIPNDVRLDRESQQIIMITGPNMSGKSAILRQTALIVLLAQMGSFVPAEEVRLGIIDKIFTRVGASDNISQGESTFMTEMNESASILNNISDRSLVLLDEIGRGTSTYDGISIAWAITEYLHEHPSRAKTLFATHYHELNGMTDTFERIKNYNVQVKELKDKVLFMRKLIEGGSHHSFGIHVAKMAGMPQPVILKAKKILKNLEKSHKQEDAKDALDATQEMQLSFFNLDDPLLEDIKNEILQVDIDTLTPVEALMKLNEIKRMLVGKEAGQA, encoded by the coding sequence TTGTCCGCCAAGTCGAAGAAGGTCACGCCCTTAATGCAGCAATACAACAAGATCAAGGCAAAATATCCTGATGCCTTGTTGTTATTTAGAGTGGGTGATTTTTATGAGACATTTGGTGAAGATGCGGTTAAAACGGCCCGTATTCTCAATATTGTTTTGACCAATAGAAATAACGGCGGTGAGCGCACAGAACTGGCTGGTTTTCCACACCATTCCCTGAATACCTATTTGCCGAAATTAGTGAGGGCAGGTGAGCGGGTTGCGATTTGTGACCAACTGGAAGATCCCAAACAAACTAAGAAAATCGTAAAACGAGGCGTCACCGAGTTGATCACACCTGGTGTTTCTTTAAACGACGAAGTTTTAAACTCCAAGTTCAACAATTTTTTAGCCTCACTTTCTGTACAGCGAGAACTTTATGGGGTTGCTTTTTTGGACATTTCGACGGGAGAGTTTTTAGTTTCTCAGGGTTCTAAGGAAGAAATAGATAAGCTGCTCCAAAATTTTAATCCGAGTGAGGTGCTGGTTAGGCGTAGTGATAAAAAGCAGTTGGCACAGACCTTTCCTTATGACCTACCTTTTTTTCATCTAGAAGATTGGGTGTTCCAGATTGATTTTGCAAGGGATTTATTGCTTAGGCATTTCAAAGTGAATTCCTTAAAAGGATTTGGAGTTGAAGGGATGGAACAAGCGCTTGTCTCAGCGGGTGCGGCTCTTCATTATCTTGAGGAAACCCAGCATCACAGAATTGAGCATATCGCCAATATTTCGCGTATTGAAGATGACAGTTATGTGTGGATGGACCGATTCACTACACGTAACCTTGAATTATATCATTCCCATAATCAGGGTGCGGTTACATTGCTAGAAGTCATCGATCACACTACGACTGCCATGGGAGGCAGAATGCTGAAACGCTGGATGGCTTTTCCTTTGAAGGATGCTGCTCAGATTAATAGAAGGCATGATGTAGTCTCCTTTTTCGCCTCGAGCGCAAAAGAAAAAGATGAAGTAGTAGAGGGCTTAAAACGCATGAGCGATCTAGAGCGATTGATTTCTAAGGTAGCTGTGGGTAAAATTTGCCCTAGGGAAGTCGTCCAGCTCAAGAATAGTCTGGAAGCGATAGTCCCGATCAAGGAAAAGCTTCAAGAAAGTAATAATGAGAGTTTGATCACTATGGGAGAGGGGCTTAATCCTTGCTCGCAATTGATACACTTAATTCAGAGCGCTATCGATGAAAATGCTCCAGTAAACATTCTAAAGGGTAAAACGATTGCTTCGGGATATAACGCTGAGCTGGATGATCTGAGAGGTCTTGCCACTTCTGGTAAGGACTATTTAGATAAAATGCTGGAACGGCATAGTGAAGAAACGGGAATCACCAGTCTGAAAATTTCTAGCAATAATGTTTTTGGATACTATATTGAGGTACGTAATACACACAAGGATAAAGTCCCTGAGAGCTGGATTAGGAAACAGACTCTAGTCAATGCAGAACGTTACATTACGGAAGAACTCAAGGAATACGAGAGTAAGATTCTGGGAGCTGAAGAACGCATCAATGCTTTACAGCAAGAGCTTTTTGACGCTGTAGTTCGGGAAATTGTTCCTTTTATCAAAACCATTCAGCAAAATGCACAGTTGATAGGTCAGCTGGATTGTTTAATCTCCTTTGCTCATCAAGCTGTGAGAAGCAATTATAAACGACCAGAAATTCAAGACACGGACGAGCTTGAAATCATAAATGGTAGACATCCCGTGATCGAAAAAATGCTGCCGCCAGACCAGCCCTATATCCCAAATGATGTGAGATTAGATCGAGAGTCTCAGCAAATCATCATGATTACGGGTCCCAATATGAGTGGTAAAAGTGCCATTTTGAGACAAACTGCGTTGATTGTTCTATTAGCACAAATGGGAAGCTTCGTCCCAGCCGAAGAGGTGCGCTTGGGGATTATTGATAAGATATTTACCAGGGTAGGAGCCAGCGATAATATTTCTCAGGGTGAGTCGACCTTCATGACTGAGATGAATGAAAGTGCCAGTATTTTGAATAATATCAGTGATCGCAGTTTGGTTTTGCTGGATGAAATAGGCCGTGGAACCAGTACTTACGACGGAATTTCCATCGCCTGGGCTATCACAGAATATTTGCATGAGCACCCCTCGAGAGCCAAAACACTTTTTGCTACACACTATCACGAGCTCAACGGCATGACCGATACCTTTGAACGCATCAAAAATTACAACGTTCAGGTTAAAGAACTAAAAGATAAAGTGCTGTTCATGCGCAAGCTGATTGAGGGAGGAAGTCACCACAGTTTTGGGATTCACGTGGCTAAAATGGCTGGAATGCCCCAGCCTGTCATACTCAAAGCCAAGAAAATCCTCAAAAATCTAGAAAAATCCCATAAGCAGGAAGATGCTAAGGATGCTCTCGATGCCACTCAGGAGATGCAGTTGAGTTTCTTCAATCTGGATGATCCACTTCTGGAAGATATTAAGAATGAGATCCTTCAGGTGGATATTGATACCCTCACTCCCGTAGAAGCTTTGATGAAGCTTAACGAAATCAAGCGCATGCTGGTAGGCAAGGAGGCAGGTCAGGCTTAA